One region of Syntrophobacter fumaroxidans MPOB genomic DNA includes:
- a CDS encoding lipoprotein-releasing ABC transporter permease subunit, producing the protein MNFELFVSLRYLFAKRRQTFISLITLISIAGVAVGVTALIVVLAVMNGFQEDLRNRILGVTSHVVVGSLTGAMNNYPDVIAKVEKEPGVVAAAPFVYSQVMLTSGRGISGAILRGIDPLSASKVIRLQENMIGNLADLSSPRGDADAPPAIILGSELAGNLGVRTGDWVTMISPTGRLTPMGQTPKSKLFQVVGMLQSGMYEYDNTLVYVDLPAAQQFLGIGDTVTGVEIRLQDIYEAAKVSESLRERLGAPYWARDWMQMNRSLFSALKLEKVVMFVILTLIILVAAFNIVSSLIMLVMEKGRDIAILKAMGATTASIRKIFVLEGLMIGVSGTILGLLGGFGLCGILERYKFIDLPPGIYHISKLPVKIEGSDVAFIALAAIMISLIATLYPSRQAAKLDPAEALRYE; encoded by the coding sequence ATGAATTTCGAACTTTTCGTCAGTTTGCGCTATCTTTTCGCAAAACGGCGCCAGACGTTCATTTCGCTGATCACCTTGATTTCCATCGCGGGGGTGGCGGTGGGCGTAACGGCGCTCATCGTGGTCCTGGCCGTGATGAACGGCTTCCAGGAAGATCTGCGCAACCGGATTCTCGGAGTGACGTCGCACGTGGTGGTGGGGAGCCTCACGGGGGCGATGAACAACTACCCGGACGTTATCGCCAAAGTGGAAAAGGAGCCGGGGGTCGTCGCCGCCGCGCCGTTCGTCTACAGCCAGGTCATGCTCACCTCCGGACGGGGCATTTCGGGGGCCATCCTTCGAGGCATCGACCCTTTGTCCGCCTCGAAGGTCATCCGGCTCCAGGAAAACATGATCGGCAACCTGGCGGATCTCTCGTCGCCGCGTGGGGACGCCGATGCCCCGCCGGCGATCATCCTCGGATCGGAACTGGCCGGCAATCTCGGGGTCAGGACCGGGGACTGGGTCACCATGATTTCCCCGACCGGCCGGCTGACGCCGATGGGGCAAACCCCCAAGAGCAAGCTTTTCCAAGTGGTGGGGATGCTGCAATCGGGGATGTACGAGTACGATAATACCCTTGTCTACGTGGACCTGCCGGCCGCCCAGCAGTTCCTGGGAATCGGGGATACGGTGACGGGGGTCGAGATCCGCCTGCAAGACATCTACGAGGCGGCAAAGGTGTCCGAGTCCCTGCGTGAGCGGCTCGGCGCCCCCTACTGGGCGCGCGACTGGATGCAGATGAACCGGAGCCTCTTCTCGGCGCTCAAACTGGAAAAGGTCGTCATGTTCGTCATCCTGACCCTGATCATCCTGGTGGCCGCTTTCAACATCGTGAGCTCGCTGATCATGCTGGTCATGGAGAAGGGGCGCGACATCGCGATCCTCAAGGCCATGGGGGCGACCACGGCCAGCATTCGCAAGATTTTCGTGCTGGAAGGATTGATGATCGGCGTCTCGGGCACGATCCTCGGGCTGCTCGGGGGATTCGGCCTTTGCGGAATACTGGAACGTTACAAGTTCATCGATCTGCCGCCGGGCATTTATCACATTTCCAAGCTGCCCGTGAAAATCGAGGGGTCCGACGTGGCGTTCATCGCTCTGGCGGCGATCATGATCAGCCTCATCGCGACGCTTTATCCGTCGCGGCAGGCGGCCAAGCTGGATCCGGCGGAAGCGCTTCGATATGAATAA
- a CDS encoding ABC transporter ATP-binding protein, with protein MNNDRQSIEVHALGLTMVFGSSVQSIELFRNLDMVIRRGERIAIVGASGAGKSTLLNIIGTLERPTGGKVLYGGQDVFLWEEKELAQFRNRHIGFVFQFHYLLPEFNALENVMMPGLIAGQPRGEVKEKALVLIEKLGLTHRLTHRIGELSGGEQQRVAVARALLLRPSLFLADEPSGNLDSRTGRRLHELLVGLNEELGLTMVIVTHNPELASMMHRVLHLVDGQLKQE; from the coding sequence ATGAATAACGACCGGCAGTCCATAGAAGTCCACGCCCTTGGGCTCACCATGGTGTTCGGCAGCAGCGTTCAGTCCATCGAGCTGTTCCGGAACCTGGACATGGTGATCCGCCGCGGGGAGCGTATCGCCATCGTGGGGGCTTCGGGCGCCGGGAAATCCACTCTGCTCAACATCATCGGCACGCTGGAACGGCCTACGGGCGGGAAAGTGCTCTATGGCGGGCAGGACGTCTTTCTCTGGGAAGAGAAGGAACTGGCCCAGTTTCGCAACAGACATATCGGCTTCGTGTTCCAGTTCCACTACCTGCTGCCGGAATTCAACGCACTGGAAAACGTCATGATGCCGGGTCTCATCGCGGGACAGCCCAGGGGCGAGGTGAAAGAAAAGGCGCTCGTGCTGATCGAAAAGCTCGGCCTCACGCACCGGCTGACACACAGGATCGGAGAGCTTTCCGGGGGAGAACAGCAGCGCGTGGCGGTGGCCCGCGCATTGTTGCTCCGGCCGAGCCTGTTTCTCGCGGATGAGCCGAGCGGCAACCTGGACAGCCGCACGGGGCGGAGGCTGCACGAGCTGCTTGTTGGGCTCAACGAGGAGCTCGGCTTGACCATGGTCATCGTCACCCATAACCCGGAACTGGCTTCCATGATGCACCGGGTGCTCCATCTCGTGGACGGACAGCTCAAGCAGGAGTGA
- the lysS gene encoding lysine--tRNA ligase: protein MEDLNIVMRERLQKAEELEGSGVPLYPNGYPVPHHIKDLLDGYADKSAEELEASPETFTVAGRILSLRSFGKSIFMHVLDAGGRVQLYVQQNQVGKETYALTKKLDIGDLVRVTGTLFRTRTNELTLLVRELRLLTKNLRPLPEKYHGLKDVEIRYRQRYVDLIVNEPVREAFRKRATIVQTVRRFLSERDFLEVETPMMQAVPGGATAKPFKTFHNALNMELFLRIAPELYLKRLLVGGFERVFELNRNFRNEGVSTQHNPEFTMLEFYQAYATYEDLMQLTEELFGVLCDAVNGGSRLVTYQDMTIDLKPPWRRYRLLDSLVEVGEVPREALEHPEHTAAVARSMGIETKRFEGHGKLLTKIFDVAVEPKLIQPTFISHYPLEVSPLSRRSESDPAVTDRFELFIAGREMANAFSELNDPRDQRERFLLQLQARQEGDEEAHFMDEDYIRALEYGMPPAAGEGIGIDRVVMLFTDSPSIRDVILFPHLRPEKKI, encoded by the coding sequence ATGGAAGATCTGAATATCGTCATGCGGGAACGGCTGCAGAAGGCTGAAGAGTTGGAGGGGAGCGGCGTTCCCCTGTACCCGAACGGATACCCGGTTCCACATCATATCAAAGACCTCCTGGACGGTTATGCGGACAAGAGCGCCGAAGAGCTAGAGGCGTCTCCGGAAACGTTCACCGTGGCCGGGCGCATCCTGTCGCTCAGGTCCTTCGGCAAGTCCATTTTCATGCATGTCCTGGATGCCGGCGGCCGCGTGCAGCTCTATGTCCAGCAAAACCAGGTGGGCAAGGAAACCTACGCGCTGACCAAAAAGCTCGACATCGGAGACCTCGTCCGGGTCACGGGCACGCTCTTCCGCACCCGGACCAACGAGCTGACGCTGCTCGTCCGGGAGTTGCGCCTTCTCACCAAGAACCTCCGGCCCCTGCCCGAAAAATACCACGGCCTCAAGGACGTGGAAATCCGCTACCGCCAGCGCTACGTGGATCTCATCGTCAACGAGCCGGTGCGCGAGGCCTTCCGCAAACGGGCCACGATCGTGCAGACCGTGCGCCGGTTCCTGTCCGAGCGCGATTTCCTCGAAGTCGAAACGCCGATGATGCAGGCGGTCCCGGGCGGCGCCACCGCCAAGCCGTTCAAGACGTTCCACAATGCCCTGAACATGGAGCTTTTCCTGCGCATCGCCCCGGAGCTTTACCTGAAAAGGCTCCTGGTGGGAGGGTTCGAGCGGGTTTTCGAGCTCAACCGCAACTTCCGCAACGAAGGCGTATCGACGCAGCACAATCCCGAATTCACCATGCTCGAATTCTACCAGGCCTACGCCACGTACGAAGACCTCATGCAGCTCACCGAAGAGCTGTTCGGAGTGCTCTGCGACGCCGTGAACGGCGGGAGCCGCCTGGTCACCTACCAGGATATGACGATCGACCTGAAGCCGCCCTGGCGACGCTACCGGCTGCTCGATTCGCTGGTCGAGGTCGGCGAAGTCCCTCGGGAAGCCCTGGAGCATCCCGAGCACACCGCCGCCGTCGCCCGGTCCATGGGGATCGAAACCAAGCGGTTCGAAGGCCACGGCAAGCTGCTGACCAAGATCTTCGACGTCGCAGTGGAACCCAAGCTCATCCAGCCGACGTTCATCAGCCATTACCCGCTGGAAGTCTCTCCACTCTCGCGCCGCAGCGAATCCGATCCAGCGGTCACGGATCGGTTCGAGCTGTTCATCGCGGGCCGGGAAATGGCCAATGCGTTTTCCGAGTTGAACGATCCCCGCGATCAGCGCGAACGCTTCCTCCTCCAGCTCCAGGCACGCCAGGAAGGGGACGAGGAAGCGCATTTCATGGACGAGGACTACATTCGTGCCCTCGAGTACGGAATGCCGCCGGCGGCGGGCGAAGGTATCGGAATCGACCGGGTGGTGATGCTGTTCACGGATTCTCCATCCATCCGCGACGTGATCCTGTTCCCACATCTCAGGCCGGAGAAGAAGATCTAG
- a CDS encoding PAS domain S-box protein: MRNSMNKKTESASPGFWKSIQGNLVLLLFILLIPAILIRIYVYHQQLQTRIGEELQANLEVARATARNFESFVRDVVHSELVLGLALTVSPPMSEADQRRLVEEFNADNPAVWRVHWINPDGQVIAPSPEDVIGMDVSDRLFFKKIKSGREWFVSEVFSGKVTGRQLFVISRAIRSEHGELAGIVAAAVQPADLDWVMAIKRHQDAGVSLVDSRGMHAYRFPPINYTPEQRDWLKSYPAIKEALAGNEIATVVTSVLTGKERLVAFVPVLGTGWVASASRLQEDAMVAINSDLRHHNLLFAGLILVVFCAVLFFSRYIAAPIKRLRDQVLRQGPGESWDFKVDTGPTEVIELASAFRIMSERIKAREWELGKSEEKFRILFHSIPEPLALAIGDDAAVVDVNESFCRFLGLSRAEIEGRPFMVLDIWHDLEDRDQIQNLQTAGTEVQDLECRLRTQSGAAKYVLLSTAKVETQTQKGRLFILKDITARKAAEMALQGQSTTLQTIFDAVPALIFYKDLENRLMRANQLWFETFGLSEAAVIGKSLDEFLLKADAERFYRDDLEVIASNRAKKDILGEIQVNGKTLWLKTQKIPYRDSAGRVVGIIGFSENITAGKRAEDELLESRQRLSDIIDFLPDATFVMDEEGTVIAWNRAIEEMTGVKASEMLGRGNYEYSLPFYGVRRPILIDLVLDHGCEFAGEYQGMTIKESMLEAEAFVPSLKGERACLYGKASVLRNSKGKIVGAIESIRDITERKRAEEERELLELQLRQVHKTEAIGTLAGGIAHDFNNILGIIMGYAELARMEFPRETTARESIDEVLKATHRAKELVRQILDFSRTREYERKPLRLVPVVKEVLKLLRASLPSSIEMDQAEELPAVGDLVLADPTQIHQVLMNLATNAAHAMRGKEGRLRVALSPVSFDSLDPTRPVELSPGKYLDLAVEDTGHGMSQDILERIFDPYFTTKKAGEGTGLGLSVAHGIVKNHGGAIRVFSEPGQGTVVHVYLPVLESVEPVEPPAPSSTLPGGNERILLVDDEEALAKALKKRLERLGYQVTAVTGSPEALEIFGGQPEAFDLIITDYTMPKMTGTELAREILKIRSSIPIILSTGFSERLDEEETAAAGISALIMKPVSLKGIAELISTVRKDHDTGFLSP; the protein is encoded by the coding sequence ATGCGTAACTCGATGAACAAGAAGACCGAATCTGCGTCCCCCGGCTTTTGGAAAAGCATCCAGGGAAACTTGGTTTTGCTGCTTTTCATTCTGCTCATCCCAGCGATTCTGATCCGGATTTACGTCTATCACCAACAATTGCAGACCCGCATCGGCGAGGAGCTTCAGGCAAATCTTGAGGTTGCGCGGGCAACCGCCAGGAATTTCGAATCGTTCGTGCGGGATGTCGTCCACAGCGAACTCGTCCTCGGGCTGGCGCTCACGGTCTCTCCGCCCATGTCGGAAGCGGATCAACGTCGCCTGGTCGAGGAATTTAACGCGGATAATCCCGCCGTGTGGCGCGTTCACTGGATCAACCCGGACGGCCAGGTGATTGCGCCCAGTCCCGAAGACGTCATCGGCATGGATGTGAGCGATCGCCTGTTTTTCAAAAAGATCAAGAGCGGGCGGGAGTGGTTCGTCAGCGAGGTTTTTTCCGGAAAGGTCACGGGCCGGCAACTGTTCGTCATCAGCCGCGCAATTCGCTCGGAACATGGCGAACTGGCAGGGATTGTGGCAGCTGCCGTCCAACCGGCCGACCTGGACTGGGTCATGGCCATCAAGCGCCATCAGGATGCGGGCGTGAGCCTGGTGGACAGCAGGGGCATGCACGCGTATCGTTTCCCACCCATAAACTATACCCCGGAACAACGCGACTGGCTCAAGAGCTATCCCGCCATCAAAGAGGCTCTCGCCGGGAATGAAATCGCCACCGTCGTTACCTCCGTTTTAACCGGCAAAGAGCGCCTGGTCGCCTTCGTCCCCGTTTTGGGCACTGGCTGGGTGGCGTCCGCGAGTCGCCTCCAGGAAGACGCCATGGTTGCCATCAATTCTGATCTGAGACACCACAACCTGCTTTTTGCAGGTCTCATCCTGGTGGTTTTTTGCGCGGTACTGTTCTTCTCGCGCTACATTGCCGCTCCCATCAAACGACTTCGCGATCAGGTACTTCGCCAGGGTCCCGGAGAATCGTGGGACTTCAAGGTCGATACCGGCCCCACCGAGGTTATCGAGCTTGCCTCGGCCTTCCGGATCATGTCCGAGAGGATCAAAGCCCGCGAATGGGAGCTCGGCAAGAGTGAAGAAAAATTCCGCATCCTCTTTCATTCCATTCCCGAGCCTTTGGCCCTGGCTATCGGCGACGATGCCGCCGTAGTCGATGTGAATGAGTCCTTCTGCCGGTTTTTGGGTCTCTCCCGTGCTGAGATTGAAGGCCGGCCCTTCATGGTTCTCGACATCTGGCACGACCTGGAGGATCGCGACCAAATCCAGAATCTGCAGACGGCCGGCACCGAGGTCCAGGACCTCGAATGCCGTCTGCGAACGCAATCCGGCGCCGCGAAATACGTCCTGCTCTCTACGGCGAAGGTCGAAACGCAGACGCAGAAGGGCAGGCTCTTTATTCTGAAGGACATCACCGCGCGCAAGGCCGCGGAGATGGCCCTCCAGGGGCAGAGCACAACACTGCAGACGATTTTCGACGCCGTGCCGGCCTTGATCTTTTATAAGGACTTGGAAAACCGCCTGATGCGCGCCAATCAATTGTGGTTCGAAACCTTTGGTCTGAGCGAAGCAGCCGTGATCGGCAAATCCCTGGACGAATTCTTGCTGAAAGCGGATGCGGAAAGGTTCTACCGCGACGACCTGGAGGTCATCGCTTCAAACCGGGCCAAGAAGGATATCCTCGGGGAGATTCAGGTCAATGGCAAGACATTGTGGCTCAAAACCCAGAAGATACCTTATCGGGACAGCGCGGGTCGGGTGGTCGGCATCATCGGCTTTTCCGAGAACATCACCGCCGGCAAGCGAGCGGAGGATGAGCTGCTGGAGTCCCGACAGCGGTTGTCGGATATCATCGATTTTCTGCCGGATGCCACCTTTGTGATGGATGAGGAGGGGACAGTCATCGCCTGGAACCGGGCCATCGAGGAGATGACGGGGGTCAAGGCTTCGGAAATGTTGGGTCGAGGCAACTACGAATACTCTTTGCCCTTTTACGGTGTGAGGCGACCTATCCTGATCGACCTGGTTCTCGATCACGGATGCGAGTTTGCAGGCGAGTACCAGGGCATGACAATAAAAGAATCGATGCTCGAGGCGGAAGCATTTGTGCCAAGCCTGAAGGGGGAAAGAGCCTGTCTTTACGGCAAAGCCAGCGTCCTGCGCAATTCGAAGGGAAAGATCGTGGGGGCCATCGAATCAATCCGGGATATCACCGAGCGCAAACGGGCGGAGGAGGAGAGGGAGCTTCTTGAGCTGCAGTTGCGGCAAGTGCACAAGACCGAAGCCATTGGTACTCTTGCCGGTGGCATTGCCCACGACTTCAACAACATTCTCGGAATCATCATGGGTTATGCCGAACTCGCCAGGATGGAGTTCCCAAGGGAAACCACCGCGCGGGAGAGTATCGATGAGGTGCTGAAGGCAACGCATCGAGCCAAGGAACTGGTCAGACAGATCCTTGACTTCAGTCGAACGCGCGAATACGAACGGAAACCCCTGCGACTGGTTCCGGTGGTCAAGGAAGTGCTGAAGCTCCTCAGAGCTTCCCTGCCGTCGTCCATTGAAATGGATCAGGCCGAAGAATTGCCGGCAGTTGGGGATCTGGTCCTGGCCGATCCCACTCAGATCCACCAGGTGCTGATGAATCTGGCGACCAATGCGGCTCACGCCATGCGCGGGAAGGAGGGAAGGCTGCGCGTGGCGCTTTCCCCCGTTTCTTTTGACTCGCTTGATCCAACCAGACCGGTTGAGCTCAGCCCGGGAAAATACCTTGACCTTGCGGTTGAAGATACCGGACATGGCATGAGCCAGGATATCCTCGAACGGATCTTCGATCCTTATTTCACCACCAAGAAGGCGGGCGAGGGAACCGGACTGGGATTGTCGGTGGCGCACGGGATTGTCAAGAACCATGGCGGAGCAATCCGGGTCTTCTCCGAGCCTGGCCAAGGAACGGTCGTTCATGTGTATCTCCCGGTGCTGGAGAGCGTGGAGCCGGTGGAACCACCGGCACCCTCATCGACCCTTCCCGGGGGAAACGAACGCATCCTGCTCGTCGATGATGAAGAAGCCCTGGCCAAGGCCCTCAAGAAGAGGCTCGAACGCCTGGGCTACCAGGTGACGGCAGTCACGGGCAGTCCGGAGGCCCTCGAAATCTTCGGCGGGCAGCCGGAAGCCTTCGACCTGATAATCACCGATTACACCATGCCGAAAATGACCGGGACGGAACTCGCCCGAGAGATCCTGAAGATCCGCTCCAGCATTCCCATCATCCTTTCCACCGGTTTCAGCGAACGGCTCGATGAAGAAGAAACGGCGGCAGCGGGCATCAGCGCTTTGATTATGAAACCGGTGAGTCTGAAGGGAATCGCCGAGCTCATTTCGACGGTGAGGAAGGATCACGACACCGGCTTCCTTTCCCCGTGA
- a CDS encoding PAS domain S-box protein, whose translation MGRHEGSCLGSLRFKIAFPFTALVVIALLLLGIVAVERGMKTLTERAKESQSILAHALADTLGNLLKDKLSLLEGIVQLRSVKQMDPAWMDQEIGTARTMERGVTSFIVLDHNGTVVSFVDHPEHVGKSLAMREYFQVARNEGRRFFSDSILTLDKTITVAVSMPIVDQLGERVGVLVATFDVHHENFNQVIHDAEIGSRGHAFLVDRQGIVISHPETRRSLEQQNFSQYAPVRETMSLKSGVVTYDFEGIAMLAAFTPVTPSGWGVVVQQPLADANAPAMHLRNIIMAVMLFSAIAAALMGLLVSTRITAPLSRLEAVARTIGAGNLEEPVPGIRGGEIGTLARTLEAMRLSLKDSAVQRTQAYEALQASEERYRRIIETTEEGIWLTDRQWKTSYVNSRLERMLGYEPGEMLGRHIEEFMDDEGRLLAREKMAGRESGMPGTYEFKLVRRDGSELWAMVSTSPVVSASGQFEGALAMLTDITQHKQAEEELKERDDRFKKLSSHVPGMIYQFKRRPDGTYCVPFTTDAVREIFGCTPEAVREDYSPIAGVISAEDWGGVIRSIGESAASMTIWQCTFRVQVPGRPVRWMLGNSTPERLDDGSIVWHGFITDVTERKQAGEALIRSEERYGRLFEDAVLGIFRSTPTGSLVDANPALAVMFGFESPAQMKDSVGNLAGVYDDPARRKEIVQRLLETRKPVRTEGRFLRRDGTSFIGNIHLWTVRDEHDNILHIEGFVEDITERKLAEEAIEQLRRQNELILNSVGEGILGLDVEGRHTFVNSAAMGMLGFEPAELIGRRGHDMYHHTRESGDRFPEEECPIYQSYRSGRACSLTQATFWRKDGSSFPVRYSCAPLIEGGKVLGAVVAFRDITRQRQIEEEKDRLTAQLAQAQKMEAIGTLAGGIAHDFNNILGIIMGYAEIANLDLPFDSSAKESIAEVLKATRRARGLTAQILTFSRKHVQEKRPLRTVPVVKEALKLLRATLPTTVEIRGEIDLPEGEDLTLGDPTQIHQILMNLSTNAAHAMREHGGILSVFLTQVAFDPANDAGVMGLSPGRYLRLTVQDTGHGMDRTVLDRIFDPYFTTKGSGEGTGLGLAVVHGIVKNCNGAITVHSKPGAGTVFHVHLPKLEREASSIEVAPVSIATGSESVIVVDDEEKLVIAIKRMLEYLGYKVTAMTSSVATLSLFRQQPEGFDVMITDYTMPGMTGIDLAREIIGIRPDFPIILCTGFSEEISEDAVNSIGIRALLMKPVTLQRLAGTVRRVLEIA comes from the coding sequence ATGGGACGACATGAAGGCTCATGCCTGGGGAGTCTGCGCTTCAAAATCGCCTTTCCTTTTACCGCCCTGGTGGTGATCGCCCTGCTGTTGCTGGGAATTGTCGCGGTAGAGCGGGGAATGAAGACGCTGACGGAAAGGGCCAAGGAATCACAGTCCATCCTCGCGCATGCCTTGGCCGACACGCTGGGAAACCTGCTCAAGGACAAATTGTCGCTGTTGGAAGGTATCGTCCAGCTTCGTTCGGTCAAACAAATGGACCCCGCCTGGATGGATCAGGAGATCGGTACCGCCCGAACGATGGAGCGAGGGGTAACCTCTTTTATCGTCCTGGATCATAACGGCACGGTCGTCTCCTTCGTGGACCACCCCGAACACGTGGGCAAGAGCCTGGCCATGAGGGAGTACTTTCAGGTGGCACGCAACGAGGGACGCCGTTTCTTCTCCGACAGCATTCTGACCCTGGATAAGACCATCACTGTGGCGGTTTCGATGCCCATCGTCGACCAACTCGGAGAGAGGGTTGGGGTCTTGGTCGCCACCTTCGACGTTCACCATGAGAACTTCAATCAAGTGATCCATGATGCCGAAATCGGCTCTCGTGGCCATGCCTTTCTGGTAGACCGCCAGGGGATTGTGATCTCTCACCCGGAGACGAGGCGTTCCCTGGAACAGCAGAATTTCAGCCAATATGCACCGGTTCGCGAGACCATGAGCCTGAAAAGCGGGGTGGTCACCTATGACTTCGAGGGCATCGCGATGCTCGCGGCCTTCACTCCCGTCACCCCGAGCGGCTGGGGGGTGGTGGTGCAACAACCACTGGCCGATGCCAACGCCCCCGCGATGCACCTGAGAAATATCATTATGGCCGTGATGCTCTTCAGCGCGATAGCCGCCGCGCTCATGGGGCTCCTGGTCAGCACCCGCATCACCGCTCCCTTGTCCCGGCTCGAGGCGGTCGCCCGCACCATTGGCGCCGGCAATCTGGAAGAGCCGGTGCCAGGCATCCGGGGAGGGGAAATCGGCACCCTGGCCCGGACCCTTGAAGCCATGCGTCTCAGCCTGAAGGATTCCGCGGTTCAAAGGACACAGGCTTATGAAGCCCTGCAGGCGAGCGAAGAGCGGTACCGCAGAATCATTGAGACGACCGAGGAAGGCATCTGGCTCACAGACCGTCAGTGGAAGACCAGTTATGTCAACTCCCGGCTCGAGCGGATGCTTGGGTACGAGCCCGGTGAAATGCTGGGACGGCACATCGAGGAGTTCATGGATGATGAAGGACGGCTGCTTGCCCGGGAAAAGATGGCCGGGCGGGAAAGCGGGATGCCGGGGACTTACGAGTTCAAGCTCGTCCGGCGGGATGGTTCCGAACTGTGGGCCATGGTCTCGACAAGTCCTGTTGTGAGTGCGTCCGGACAGTTTGAGGGCGCTCTGGCGATGCTGACCGACATCACCCAGCACAAGCAGGCGGAAGAGGAACTGAAAGAGCGTGACGACCGGTTCAAGAAACTCTCCTCCCACGTTCCCGGAATGATCTATCAGTTTAAGAGAAGGCCGGACGGCACCTATTGCGTCCCGTTCACCACGGACGCCGTAAGGGAAATTTTTGGCTGCACTCCGGAAGCGGTGCGTGAGGACTACTCTCCCATAGCCGGCGTGATCTCGGCCGAGGATTGGGGTGGCGTGATCCGTTCCATTGGAGAGTCTGCCGCATCGATGACGATTTGGCAATGTACCTTTCGAGTACAGGTTCCCGGCCGGCCCGTCCGATGGATGCTGGGGAATTCGACGCCCGAGCGATTGGATGACGGAAGTATCGTCTGGCATGGATTCATCACCGACGTCACTGAGCGGAAGCAGGCAGGGGAGGCATTGATCCGGAGCGAAGAGAGGTACGGGAGGCTGTTCGAGGATGCCGTGCTCGGGATCTTCCGATCCACGCCGACGGGCAGTCTTGTCGATGCCAACCCGGCTCTCGCCGTCATGTTCGGTTTTGAATCGCCTGCACAGATGAAAGATTCTGTGGGCAATCTCGCCGGCGTTTACGATGATCCCGCCCGCAGGAAGGAGATCGTCCAGAGACTCCTTGAGACCCGGAAGCCCGTCCGGACGGAAGGCCGCTTTCTGCGCCGGGATGGAACGTCCTTCATCGGCAACATTCATCTCTGGACGGTGCGGGACGAACACGACAATATCCTCCACATAGAGGGTTTCGTTGAAGACATCACCGAACGGAAGCTGGCGGAGGAAGCAATCGAGCAGCTCAGGCGTCAAAACGAACTCATCTTGAACTCGGTCGGAGAAGGCATCCTGGGGCTGGACGTGGAAGGGAGGCACACCTTTGTCAACTCCGCCGCCATGGGAATGCTGGGATTCGAGCCCGCCGAGCTCATCGGTCGGCGGGGCCACGACATGTACCATCACACCAGGGAGAGCGGAGACCGTTTTCCTGAAGAAGAGTGCCCAATCTATCAAAGCTATCGGAGCGGCAGAGCCTGTTCGCTCACGCAAGCCACGTTCTGGCGGAAAGACGGCTCAAGTTTCCCGGTGAGGTACAGCTGCGCCCCTCTTATCGAGGGCGGGAAGGTGCTGGGAGCGGTTGTGGCGTTTCGTGACATCACGAGACAGCGGCAGATTGAAGAGGAGAAGGACAGACTGACGGCTCAACTGGCACAGGCCCAAAAAATGGAGGCCATCGGCACCCTTGCTGGAGGAATCGCCCATGATTTCAACAATATCCTTGGGATCATCATGGGGTACGCCGAGATCGCCAACCTCGATCTTCCTTTCGACTCCAGCGCCAAAGAGAGTATCGCCGAGGTGTTGAAGGCTACGCGCAGGGCCAGGGGTCTGACGGCGCAAATCCTCACCTTCAGCCGCAAGCACGTTCAGGAGAAGAGGCCGCTGCGCACTGTCCCGGTTGTCAAGGAAGCTTTGAAACTGCTTCGAGCAACTCTGCCGACAACCGTTGAAATTCGCGGGGAGATCGATCTCCCGGAGGGTGAGGACCTGACTTTGGGAGATCCCACTCAGATCCACCAGATCCTGATGAACCTGTCGACCAATGCCGCTCACGCCATGCGGGAGCATGGAGGCATTCTGTCCGTGTTCCTGACCCAAGTGGCGTTCGACCCGGCGAACGATGCCGGCGTCATGGGTCTCAGCCCGGGGCGGTATCTCAGGCTTACGGTTCAGGATACCGGGCATGGGATGGACCGCACCGTCCTCGATCGCATTTTCGATCCCTATTTCACGACCAAAGGCTCCGGTGAAGGGACCGGTCTCGGGTTGGCCGTGGTTCACGGCATTGTCAAGAACTGCAACGGCGCGATTACCGTCCACAGCAAGCCGGGGGCAGGAACCGTGTTCCACGTGCACCTGCCGAAGCTGGAAAGAGAAGCATCATCCATCGAGGTGGCCCCTGTCTCGATCGCTACGGGAAGTGAGAGCGTCATCGTGGTGGATGATGAAGAAAAACTGGTTATCGCCATCAAGCGCATGCTGGAATATCTCGGATACAAGGTTACCGCGATGACAAGCAGTGTCGCCACGCTCTCCCTGTTTCGGCAACAACCGGAGGGGTTCGACGTGATGATCACTGACTACACCATGCCCGGCATGACGGGGATCGATCTTGCCAGAGAGATCATAGGGATCCGGCCCGACTTCCCCATTATTCTCTGTACAGGCTTCAGTGAAGAGATCTCGGAAGATGCCGTCAACAGTATCGGTATCAGGGCCTTGCTGATGAAGCCGGTCACCCTCCAGCGCCTTGCCGGGACGGTCCGGAGGGTCCTGGAGATCGCATAG